A region from the Bacteroidota bacterium genome encodes:
- the sixA gene encoding phosphohistidine phosphatase SixA, with the protein MNLYILRHAIAEERSHEHWPDDSLRPLTTKGKKRMHRIAVAMRALGLSFDVIYTSSYTRARETADIVVAVFNAGKKLRETGTLAVDGDPGELVRLINSAKNEFENVLLVGHEPYLGEFISTLLVGDSSLPLTMKKGGICKLSVGNLKYGACASLEWLLPPSVSSLIGNSR; encoded by the coding sequence ATGAATCTCTACATACTTCGTCATGCAATTGCCGAGGAGCGCAGTCACGAACACTGGCCCGATGACTCCCTCCGTCCTCTTACAACCAAAGGAAAGAAACGCATGCATCGAATTGCGGTGGCCATGCGGGCGCTCGGCCTTTCGTTCGATGTCATCTATACGAGCTCCTACACGCGGGCACGGGAAACCGCCGACATTGTTGTTGCTGTTTTCAATGCCGGGAAGAAGCTTCGCGAAACCGGGACACTGGCGGTTGACGGCGACCCTGGAGAACTTGTCCGCCTCATCAACAGCGCGAAGAACGAATTCGAGAATGTATTGCTTGTCGGACATGAACCGTACCTTGGAGAGTTCATCTCCACTCTTCTTGTCGGTGATTCGAGCCTGCCGCTGACGATGAAAAAGGGGGGAATTTGCAAACTCAGCGTCGGCAACTTGAAGTACGGAGCCTGTGCATCCTTGGAGTGGCTTCTGCCGCCATCTGTTTCATCGCTGATCGGGAATTCACGATGA
- the kdsB gene encoding 3-deoxy-manno-octulosonate cytidylyltransferase, with amino-acid sequence MTNTVVIIPARYASQRLPAKPLADIGGKPMIRHVYERAAQATLATKVLVATDDRRIADAVEAFGGNAAMTPVDLQSGTDRVAFAARSISGSDIIVNVQGDEPLIASEMIDEGIRIVVESDAQVGTLVRKIEQEAELFNPNIVKVALGKNGTCLYFSRSPIPFGRDVAQKDWLKQTAYYKHIGLYVFRREFLLRYPTLPQTPLERAEKLEQLRILEHGYTIRAAVTEYDSVPVDTEDDLKRVRLVYQQQYERR; translated from the coding sequence ATGACAAACACCGTTGTCATTATCCCGGCGCGCTATGCATCGCAGCGGCTTCCGGCAAAACCGCTGGCCGATATCGGTGGCAAGCCGATGATCCGGCATGTGTATGAAAGAGCGGCACAAGCAACCCTGGCAACCAAGGTTCTCGTCGCCACCGATGATCGCCGCATTGCAGATGCGGTTGAGGCGTTCGGCGGAAACGCCGCGATGACACCGGTTGATCTGCAAAGCGGCACCGACCGGGTTGCATTTGCCGCACGCAGCATCAGTGGCTCCGACATTATCGTAAACGTGCAGGGAGATGAGCCGCTGATTGCTTCCGAGATGATTGATGAGGGGATTCGCATCGTTGTGGAAAGCGATGCACAGGTCGGTACGCTGGTCAGGAAAATCGAGCAGGAAGCGGAGTTGTTCAATCCCAATATTGTGAAAGTCGCTCTCGGAAAGAACGGCACATGTCTCTATTTTTCACGCTCGCCCATTCCGTTCGGCAGGGATGTTGCCCAAAAGGATTGGCTGAAGCAGACAGCATACTACAAGCATATCGGGCTGTATGTGTTCAGGCGGGAGTTCCTTCTCCGGTATCCGACACTCCCGCAAACCCCGCTTGAACGCGCCGAGAAGCTTGAGCAGTTACGCATTCTTGAACATGGTTATACGATCCGGGCCGCTGTTACAGAGTACGATAGCGTACCCGTTGACACGGAGGATGATTTGAAACGCGTACGACTGGTATATCAACAACAGTATGAACGACGCTGA
- the gatC gene encoding Asp-tRNA(Asn)/Glu-tRNA(Gln) amidotransferase subunit GatC: MAVTLNDVEYVARLARLSFSEDEKETLTHQLNDILTYMEQLNSLDTTNVEPLAHVIELKNVFREDEIRSGVSQNEALKNAPATSGEFFKVPKVVGPR; this comes from the coding sequence ATGGCAGTAACACTGAACGACGTTGAGTATGTTGCACGGCTTGCCCGTCTTTCTTTTTCGGAGGATGAAAAGGAAACACTGACGCATCAGCTGAACGACATTCTCACATACATGGAACAACTCAACTCTCTCGATACAACAAACGTTGAACCGCTTGCGCATGTGATCGAGTTGAAGAATGTTTTTCGTGAGGATGAGATCAGGAGCGGCGTTTCGCAGAACGAGGCCTTGAAGAACGCCCCTGCGACAAGCGGAGAGTTTTTCAAAGTGCCGAAAGTTGTCGGCCCGCGATGA
- a CDS encoding HD domain-containing protein, with the protein MAIIAATAEYVKAKLSGEGSGHDWFHVERVWKNARHIGTEEQVDMFIVELAALLHDIADWKFAGGDDSAGPREARTWLESLKVDEETIAHVCDIIMNLSFKGAGVKSAMHTREGMVVQDADRLDALGAIGIARAFAYGGHKGSELYNPDVKPEFHTSFEQYKNSRGNTINHFYEKLLLLKDLMNTETAGKMAEQRHTVMEVFLEQFLAEWNGTR; encoded by the coding sequence ATAGCCATCATTGCCGCAACGGCAGAATACGTCAAGGCAAAACTCTCGGGCGAAGGTTCGGGGCACGATTGGTTTCACGTTGAACGTGTCTGGAAGAATGCGCGACACATCGGCACCGAAGAACAGGTTGACATGTTCATCGTCGAACTTGCTGCGCTCCTGCACGACATCGCCGATTGGAAATTTGCCGGAGGTGATGATTCCGCCGGACCGCGGGAGGCCAGAACATGGCTCGAAAGTCTGAAAGTTGACGAGGAGACGATTGCGCATGTCTGCGACATTATCATGAACCTGTCGTTCAAAGGGGCCGGAGTGAAGAGTGCAATGCACACACGTGAGGGCATGGTGGTTCAGGATGCCGACAGACTCGACGCCCTCGGCGCTATCGGTATTGCGCGGGCGTTTGCCTACGGCGGACATAAAGGAAGCGAGCTTTACAATCCGGACGTGAAGCCGGAATTTCACACATCATTCGAACAGTATAAGAACAGCCGCGGCAATACGATCAATCACTTCTACGAGAAGCTGTTGCTGCTGAAAGACCTGATGAACACGGAAACTGCCGGAAAAATGGCTGAGCAGCGGCATACGGTCATGGAAGTGTTCCTTGAACAATTTCTTGCCGAATGGAACGGCACACGTTGA
- a CDS encoding CHAD domain-containing protein: protein MTKRSTQSGSGKKANPRKPPSRRLPRIGTILIDSLEQRWRKYLNELRRCKRAFSEEAVHDVRVATRRLISTLLIIRIVYPDRNMRKIERRLKRLFDSMSPLRDAQVQLLSLQEKVMDYPELETLLTVLKVRERNLMDSISRRISTIDTISMGRSFRGLKEGLRRHFSRPMMGEICWNAVLGAALGRFNAAVWGKEHSIPSRPATIHRARIAFKKFRYTLEAIAPMLPAADKRMLKAMDEYQTRMGSIQDARILNDLVARFTQQRPPALRRELAGLRRELLARKKELISHYEQSADELYSLRKPMLTSRKQGTRR, encoded by the coding sequence ATGACTAAGCGAAGTACACAATCGGGATCGGGCAAAAAGGCAAACCCGCGGAAACCGCCTTCACGTCGTCTGCCGCGGATCGGTACAATACTGATCGACTCACTGGAACAACGGTGGCGCAAATATCTGAACGAACTCCGGCGATGCAAGCGGGCGTTTTCCGAGGAAGCCGTTCACGACGTACGCGTCGCAACACGACGGCTGATTTCCACGTTGTTGATCATCAGGATTGTCTATCCCGACCGGAATATGCGCAAGATCGAGCGCAGATTGAAACGGTTGTTTGATTCGATGAGCCCGCTGCGCGATGCGCAGGTACAACTTCTTTCACTTCAGGAGAAGGTGATGGACTATCCAGAGTTGGAGACCCTTCTGACTGTTCTCAAAGTCCGTGAGCGAAACCTGATGGATTCCATCTCACGAAGAATCTCGACGATCGATACGATATCGATGGGGAGATCATTTCGCGGACTGAAGGAAGGGCTTCGCCGGCATTTCTCCCGCCCGATGATGGGAGAGATCTGTTGGAATGCCGTGCTCGGTGCAGCGCTGGGACGTTTCAATGCGGCAGTATGGGGAAAGGAACACAGTATCCCTTCGCGGCCCGCAACAATTCACCGGGCGCGCATTGCATTCAAGAAATTCCGCTACACGCTGGAAGCAATCGCCCCGATGCTGCCTGCTGCCGACAAACGTATGTTGAAAGCGATGGATGAGTATCAGACACGAATGGGAAGCATACAGGATGCTCGAATTTTGAATGACCTCGTAGCCCGCTTCACCCAGCAACGTCCGCCTGCATTGCGCAGAGAACTTGCCGGTCTTCGCCGCGAGCTGCTTGCCCGGAAGAAGGAATTGATCTCCCACTACGAACAATCGGCAGATGAGTTGTACAGTCTCCGTAAGCCGATGTTGACTTCGAGAAAGCAAGGAACACGTCGATGA
- a CDS encoding 1-acyl-sn-glycerol-3-phosphate acyltransferase → MKKIIGSLRFLGLFSLSMFFASIILLTLIFTRSSRVFHGYCRMWARSVLFVCGVKVTVRGVEHLRNGNGFVYVSNHAGMFDIPSVIAGIPDQIRIVYKKELEKIPIFGWGLKFGSYIAIDRGRGVQAQRSLEEAIGKIRNGESVLLFAEGTRTLDGKLQSFKRGAFHIAVQAGVPVVPLTINGSFTILPKHSISINPGHVELILDTPIHLTGQQGKESELTLMEEVHAAIEKHYVNQ, encoded by the coding sequence TCATCGGCTCCCTCAGGTTTTTGGGCTTGTTTTCGCTTTCGATGTTCTTCGCAAGCATTATTCTGCTGACACTCATCTTTACACGAAGTTCACGGGTGTTTCATGGATATTGCAGAATGTGGGCGAGAAGCGTATTGTTCGTGTGCGGAGTGAAGGTCACGGTTCGGGGCGTTGAGCATCTCCGCAACGGAAACGGTTTCGTCTATGTTTCAAATCATGCGGGAATGTTCGATATTCCCTCGGTGATTGCGGGCATCCCCGATCAAATCCGAATTGTGTATAAGAAAGAGTTGGAGAAGATACCGATCTTCGGTTGGGGATTGAAATTCGGCAGTTACATTGCCATTGATCGGGGACGCGGAGTGCAGGCACAGCGAAGTCTGGAAGAAGCCATCGGCAAAATCCGCAACGGCGAATCGGTGTTGCTGTTTGCGGAAGGGACGCGAACGTTGGATGGGAAGTTGCAGTCGTTCAAGCGCGGGGCGTTTCACATTGCGGTACAAGCGGGCGTTCCGGTTGTTCCGCTGACCATCAACGGGAGTTTCACAATTCTTCCGAAACATTCAATCAGCATCAATCCGGGACATGTTGAACTGATTCTCGACACACCGATTCACCTGACCGGACAACAGGGCAAGGAATCCGAACTCACACTCATGGAGGAAGTACATGCGGCAATCGAGAAGCATTATGTCAACCAGTAA
- a CDS encoding Ppx/GppA family phosphatase, translating into MPTLAAIDVGSNGIRLIVGKVNGDRNMQILENIREAVRLGQDVFTKSVIAEETIDKAAEAFARFKSVIAAHDVKWTKAIATSAVREAQNKDLFVDRMEQASGITINVVDGEEEAVLIHLAVASKINLKNKRAILVDIGGGSTEVTLVADGQILSTESYKMGTVRLLQLLEERKHGEKKFGQLVREYVDATQKRMKKELGAEEIDVCVGTGGNIEALGALRVQLFDKERSDVVQADELDTLVKKLQSLTYEERIQQLLLRPDRADVIVPASIVIQKLLKRAGVDELQIPSVGLKDGLLIDMMQELYGEKKISSRDQVLTSALQLGRKFSFDEQHGLAVGRYATRLFDETRNLHNLPMEYRLLLEVAAMLHDIGHFINMIDHHKHTLYLLTASPVIGLSKAQMAIVANVARYHRKSLPKPQHEAYSVLSSKERVIVSKLAAILRLADAMDNEHATKVEDFTVEYKKPKFILTLKGEGDLLLEKWALMKKAAMFEEVYSVKLSIND; encoded by the coding sequence ATGCCAACACTTGCAGCAATTGATGTCGGCTCCAACGGCATCCGCCTTATCGTCGGAAAGGTGAACGGCGACCGCAACATGCAGATTCTGGAAAACATCCGTGAAGCCGTGCGGCTCGGGCAGGATGTGTTCACAAAATCCGTCATCGCCGAAGAGACCATCGACAAGGCGGCCGAGGCGTTCGCCCGTTTCAAATCCGTAATTGCCGCGCATGACGTGAAGTGGACGAAAGCCATTGCCACGAGTGCCGTGCGGGAAGCACAGAACAAGGACTTGTTTGTTGACAGGATGGAGCAAGCAAGCGGCATCACGATCAATGTCGTTGACGGAGAAGAAGAAGCTGTTCTCATTCATCTTGCCGTTGCATCGAAGATCAACCTGAAAAACAAGCGCGCTATCCTCGTCGATATAGGGGGCGGCAGTACGGAAGTGACCCTTGTTGCTGACGGGCAGATTCTCTCGACGGAAAGTTACAAGATGGGAACCGTGCGCCTGTTGCAGTTGCTGGAGGAAAGAAAACACGGCGAGAAAAAATTCGGCCAGCTTGTGCGTGAGTACGTCGACGCCACACAGAAGAGAATGAAGAAGGAACTCGGCGCCGAGGAAATCGATGTGTGCGTAGGAACGGGCGGAAATATCGAGGCGCTCGGCGCGTTGCGCGTGCAACTGTTCGACAAGGAACGAAGCGACGTTGTACAGGCTGATGAACTTGATACGCTGGTCAAGAAACTTCAAAGCTTGACGTACGAAGAACGCATCCAGCAATTGCTTTTGCGCCCCGACCGTGCGGATGTGATTGTGCCCGCGTCGATTGTTATCCAGAAGTTGTTGAAACGCGCGGGTGTGGATGAACTGCAAATCCCGTCTGTCGGGTTAAAAGACGGCCTGCTCATCGACATGATGCAGGAACTGTATGGCGAGAAGAAAATCTCGTCGCGCGATCAGGTGTTGACGTCGGCATTGCAGCTCGGCCGCAAGTTCTCGTTCGACGAGCAGCATGGACTTGCTGTGGGCCGCTATGCAACTCGTCTCTTTGACGAAACGCGAAATCTTCACAATCTCCCGATGGAATACCGGCTGCTGCTGGAGGTCGCCGCAATGCTGCATGATATCGGTCATTTCATCAATATGATTGATCACCACAAGCATACGCTCTATCTCCTTACAGCATCGCCGGTTATCGGACTTTCGAAGGCACAGATGGCTATTGTCGCAAACGTTGCCCGCTACCACCGGAAATCCCTGCCGAAACCACAGCACGAAGCGTACAGCGTGCTGTCATCGAAAGAGCGTGTCATCGTCTCGAAACTTGCAGCGATTCTTCGTCTTGCAGATGCAATGGACAACGAACATGCGACGAAGGTTGAAGATTTCACCGTTGAGTACAAGAAGCCCAAGTTCATTCTTACGTTGAAGGGCGAAGGCGACCTGCTGTTGGAAAAATGGGCATTGATGAAGAAGGCGGCAATGTTCGAAGAAGTGTACAGCGTGAAGCTTTCCATTAATGACTAA
- a CDS encoding class I SAM-dependent methyltransferase, producing MVDHGETYGRHILAKALTGLRIETCVDLGCGGGDDLMVVAAQNPQAALYGVDFGEWNFDRLKARNIRPLSINVEKEKLPFDDNSVDFVIANQFFEHTKEIFWINHEVFRCLKPGGHLFFGTPNILSLHNRILMLFGFHPTQHKLTSAHVRPFSRRDVKAFYHDIGSGFCRIRGFRGSQFYPFPGKAARFFSRLFPGMSFSIFFLIQKTGGYQREFLEWPGRAQLETNFFVGR from the coding sequence ATCGTCGATCACGGCGAAACGTACGGACGGCACATTCTCGCCAAGGCACTCACCGGCCTCCGCATTGAAACGTGTGTCGACCTGGGTTGCGGAGGCGGTGATGATCTTATGGTTGTTGCAGCACAGAATCCGCAGGCGGCACTGTACGGCGTTGACTTCGGAGAGTGGAATTTTGACAGACTGAAGGCGCGGAACATCCGCCCCCTCTCCATCAACGTTGAGAAAGAGAAACTTCCCTTCGACGACAACTCCGTTGACTTCGTCATCGCCAATCAGTTTTTCGAACACACCAAAGAGATCTTCTGGATCAACCACGAAGTCTTTCGCTGTTTGAAACCGGGAGGGCATCTCTTCTTCGGAACGCCCAACATTCTCTCGCTCCACAACCGGATTCTGATGCTGTTCGGTTTTCATCCCACCCAACACAAACTCACCTCTGCACACGTCCGGCCGTTTTCGAGACGCGACGTGAAAGCATTCTACCATGACATCGGCTCCGGCTTCTGCCGCATCAGAGGGTTCAGGGGCTCGCAGTTCTACCCCTTTCCGGGAAAAGCAGCGCGGTTCTTCTCACGGCTGTTTCCCGGCATGTCGTTCTCCATTTTTTTCCTCATACAAAAGACCGGAGGCTATCAACGCGAATTTCTCGAATGGCCGGGCAGGGCGCAGTTGGAGACGAACTTTTTTGTCGGACGCTGA
- a CDS encoding DUF502 domain-containing protein: protein MNDADNKKGFWAEVRTTFFRGVVVIIPLGLTYWFFSSLLNAIDGIFSPVLEEWLGRSIPGLGFMTMVVLVFLVGLLARNLVGRILFNGFENLLKQIPFVRSVYSAIKDLVGAFTIGGKGKTFREVVMIQYPRPGLNTLAFVTNEMTFHTADNQKVEFYNVYIPNPPNPTSGLLILVPKEQAVKLNLSIEQGLKLVLSGGIVLPEKLEQLKK from the coding sequence ATGAACGACGCTGATAACAAGAAGGGATTCTGGGCGGAGGTACGCACAACGTTCTTCCGCGGCGTTGTCGTCATCATCCCTCTCGGCCTCACCTATTGGTTCTTCAGCTCCCTTTTGAACGCGATTGACGGAATTTTTTCGCCCGTTCTGGAGGAATGGCTGGGCCGCAGCATTCCGGGCCTCGGATTCATGACAATGGTGGTGCTGGTGTTTCTCGTGGGCCTGCTGGCGAGAAATCTTGTCGGGAGGATTCTGTTTAATGGCTTTGAAAATCTCCTCAAGCAGATTCCCTTTGTCCGCTCGGTGTACAGCGCCATCAAAGATCTCGTCGGGGCGTTTACGATTGGGGGAAAAGGAAAAACATTCCGCGAAGTCGTGATGATCCAATACCCGCGGCCCGGATTGAATACGCTTGCATTTGTAACGAATGAGATGACGTTCCATACGGCAGACAATCAGAAGGTTGAGTTCTATAACGTCTACATCCCGAACCCGCCGAACCCGACGTCGGGTTTGCTGATTCTTGTTCCGAAAGAACAGGCCGTCAAGCTGAATCTTTCAATCGAACAGGGATTGAAACTCGTTCTCTCCGGCGGGATTGTCCTGCCCGAGAAACTTGAACAACTCAAGAAGTAA
- a CDS encoding SdiA-regulated domain-containing protein, with translation MKVFLITLLTFPLLLHSEQKTAVNAALPGYDLSDKKPRQFVLPNKLAEASGLAMTDDGRLFCHDDERAVVYQIDYSNGAVVKQFSLGRFGVRGDFEDIAVVGRLFYLVESNGTIYEFPEAGNGQTVEFRTYTTPLTTKNDVEGLEYDPETHSLLLACKEFPGKGYEGHRAVYSFSLKTKQLLPAPRFLIPLKNIRGKEFKPSGIARHPKTGTFFIIAARGSTIIEISKEGKILSQQPINRKVNTHPEGIAFAPDLTLILCNDGQGKRGTLILYPKKQ, from the coding sequence ATGAAGGTATTTCTCATCACCCTTCTCACATTTCCTCTTCTTCTTCACTCGGAACAGAAAACAGCGGTCAACGCGGCTCTTCCGGGCTACGATCTCTCCGACAAAAAGCCGCGGCAATTCGTTCTGCCCAACAAACTGGCCGAAGCATCGGGTCTTGCAATGACTGATGATGGACGCCTGTTTTGTCACGATGACGAGCGGGCTGTTGTGTATCAGATTGACTATTCAAACGGCGCAGTTGTCAAACAATTCTCGCTCGGCAGATTTGGCGTGAGAGGTGATTTTGAAGATATTGCCGTTGTTGGGAGGTTGTTCTATCTTGTCGAAAGCAACGGCACGATCTATGAATTCCCTGAAGCCGGAAACGGACAGACGGTTGAGTTCAGAACGTACACAACGCCGTTGACAACAAAGAACGATGTTGAAGGGCTTGAATATGATCCCGAAACACACTCTCTGCTTCTTGCCTGCAAGGAATTTCCCGGCAAGGGATATGAGGGACACAGGGCGGTGTACTCCTTCTCACTCAAAACAAAACAACTCTTGCCAGCGCCCCGTTTTCTCATTCCTCTGAAGAACATTCGGGGAAAGGAATTCAAACCTTCCGGTATTGCCCGCCATCCGAAAACGGGAACGTTCTTCATCATCGCTGCTCGTGGCAGCACCATTATCGAAATTTCCAAGGAGGGGAAAATTCTCAGCCAGCAGCCGATTAACAGGAAAGTGAATACACATCCCGAAGGAATCGCTTTTGCGCCTGATCTTACACTCATTCTCTGCAACGACGGGCAGGGAAAGCGCGGTACGTTAATCCTGTACCCAAAGAAACAATGA
- a CDS encoding CTP synthase: MKRRHQVKYIFVTGGVVSSLGKGIASASIGLLLKLRGLRVTVQKFDPYLNVDPGTMNPFQHGEVYVTDDGAETDLDLGHYERFLDITTSRKNNSTTGQIYHEVISKERRGDYLGATVQVIPHITDEIKRRFEALGQTGDYDVIITEVGGTVGDIESLPFLEAMRQFMFKVGRKNAIAIHVTLVPFIGSAGETKTKPTQHSVKALLELGIQPDILICRTERPLSEDVREKIALFTNVESDSVIDGRDVSTIYEVPLNYAEEEVDEIVLDKLDLTCPKPNLREWKKYVDRVKHPAGRITVGICGKYTEHQDAYKSITESFVHAGAANNVGVDLKWIRAEDIEREGADKHLKGIAGLLVAPGFGERGIEGKIAAIEYVRKNKIPFFGICLGLQCAVIEFARNVCGMERANSTEFKLTDQNVIDMMIEQKNVKEYGGTMRLGAFPCKLTKGTKAYHAYKQELISERHRHRFEVNDAFKEKLAAKGMTFSGICPDNGLAEMIELPDHPWFVGSQFHPELKSRATNPHPLFREFVKAAVETKGEK; the protein is encoded by the coding sequence GTGAAACGTCGCCATCAAGTAAAATACATTTTTGTCACGGGCGGAGTGGTTTCTTCGCTCGGCAAAGGAATCGCGTCCGCCTCCATCGGCCTGCTGCTGAAGCTGCGCGGCTTGCGCGTCACAGTCCAAAAATTCGATCCGTATCTCAACGTCGATCCCGGCACGATGAATCCGTTCCAGCACGGTGAAGTGTACGTCACCGACGACGGCGCCGAAACCGATCTCGATCTCGGCCATTACGAACGCTTTCTCGATATCACGACATCCCGCAAGAACAATTCCACAACAGGGCAGATTTATCACGAGGTGATCAGCAAAGAACGCCGCGGCGATTATCTCGGAGCAACAGTGCAGGTCATTCCCCACATAACCGATGAGATCAAACGCCGGTTTGAAGCGCTCGGACAAACGGGCGACTACGACGTAATCATCACCGAAGTCGGCGGCACTGTCGGCGATATTGAAAGTCTTCCTTTCCTCGAGGCGATGCGCCAGTTTATGTTTAAGGTGGGAAGAAAGAATGCCATCGCTATTCACGTTACGCTCGTTCCGTTCATCGGCTCGGCGGGGGAAACGAAAACCAAACCGACGCAGCACAGCGTGAAGGCGCTGCTCGAACTCGGTATTCAGCCCGATATTCTCATCTGCCGCACCGAGCGTCCGCTGTCGGAAGATGTGCGGGAGAAGATCGCCCTCTTCACCAACGTCGAATCCGATTCCGTCATCGACGGGCGTGACGTGTCCACTATTTATGAAGTTCCGCTCAATTACGCGGAAGAGGAGGTTGACGAAATTGTTCTTGATAAACTCGATCTCACCTGCCCGAAACCGAATCTCCGCGAATGGAAGAAATACGTCGACCGTGTGAAACATCCCGCGGGGCGAATCACCGTTGGTATTTGCGGCAAGTACACCGAGCATCAGGATGCATACAAGAGCATCACCGAATCATTCGTGCACGCCGGGGCCGCCAATAACGTCGGGGTGGATTTGAAGTGGATTCGTGCGGAAGACATCGAGCGTGAAGGGGCCGACAAGCATCTGAAAGGCATCGCCGGACTTCTTGTAGCGCCGGGGTTCGGCGAGCGGGGGATCGAAGGAAAGATTGCGGCAATCGAGTACGTGCGGAAGAACAAGATTCCGTTCTTCGGCATTTGTCTGGGATTGCAATGCGCCGTGATCGAGTTTGCGCGCAACGTCTGCGGAATGGAACGAGCAAACAGCACCGAGTTCAAGCTCACGGATCAGAACGTGATTGACATGATGATCGAGCAGAAGAACGTGAAAGAATACGGCGGCACAATGCGTCTCGGAGCGTTCCCGTGCAAGCTCACAAAAGGAACGAAGGCATATCACGCCTACAAGCAGGAGTTGATCTCCGAGCGTCACCGCCACAGGTTTGAAGTGAACGACGCGTTCAAGGAGAAGCTTGCCGCAAAGGGAATGACCTTCAGCGGCATTTGTCCCGACAATGGACTTGCCGAAATGATCGAGCTACCCGACCACCCGTGGTTCGTCGGCTCGCAGTTTCATCCTGAATTGAAGTCCCGCGCCACCAACCCGCACCCGCTGTTCAGGGAGTTTGTGAAGGCGGCGGTGGAGACTAAGGGAGAGAAATAG
- a CDS encoding CPBP family intramembrane metalloprotease, giving the protein MESLTGSVFFAATCFLVFLCFKWFDKRLLLGFGILFAVYIGIDDVLTGLPSLVPALKQIPGRWNWAGKILSILFSLIVILTFQIDRTATGLILKQRNISKSLIALLILTLLSFFLGIVFKPELPDAETILFQTLMPGLAEEIAYRGIAPALLLGLIASKSASEEIPWAVILITGISFGVWHGISFHEYKLSFDLMSALFPLLGGIAYGWLRFSSGSLLLPIIAHGAGNTVFYLWSFI; this is encoded by the coding sequence ATGGAGTCTTTGACAGGATCTGTTTTCTTCGCAGCAACCTGTTTTCTCGTTTTTCTTTGCTTCAAGTGGTTTGACAAACGGCTTTTGCTCGGATTCGGGATCCTGTTTGCCGTGTACATCGGCATTGATGACGTGCTGACCGGTTTGCCATCACTTGTTCCTGCCTTGAAACAAATCCCCGGCCGCTGGAATTGGGCCGGTAAGATTCTCAGCATTCTCTTTTCTCTTATCGTCATCTTAACGTTTCAAATTGACAGGACAGCCACAGGTCTGATCCTGAAGCAGAGGAATATCTCCAAATCTCTCATTGCCCTGCTCATTTTGACGTTACTCAGCTTCTTTCTCGGTATCGTCTTTAAGCCGGAATTGCCGGATGCAGAGACAATTCTTTTCCAAACATTGATGCCCGGCTTGGCCGAAGAGATCGCTTATCGCGGCATTGCCCCGGCATTGTTACTTGGCCTCATTGCATCCAAGTCGGCGTCAGAGGAAATCCCCTGGGCGGTCATCCTCATCACAGGCATTTCCTTCGGTGTTTGGCATGGTATCAGTTTTCACGAGTATAAGCTCTCCTTCGATCTTATGTCGGCGCTCTTTCCGCTGCTGGGCGGCATTGCATACGGCTGGTTGCGATTTTCCAGCGGGAGCCTGCTGCTGCCTATCATTGCGCACGGCGCAGGCAACACCGTTTTCTACCTGTGGAGTTTCATTTAA